One Oryza sativa Japonica Group chromosome 8, ASM3414082v1 DNA window includes the following coding sequences:
- the LOC107281961 gene encoding non-specific lipid transfer protein GPI-anchored 25-like has protein sequence MRAPPVILISLFPSLSGAAVASRRRRAWGGRSRRGGEAGVDLASTPTFRRQPRRPSGASGRTWRQWWWRTSPSSWRRGGVGTALGGVVVAAAASASAAGAFSEVPPATPCAAAIVSVAPCLSHVAVVAPRARPAPAPTEACCAAFLRGVSPSSSGGEGCFCHLLRDPLLLVFPVNTARLGALLPTCAAANANTSAAAIVEVTTLFADTCRGHY, from the coding sequence atgcgggccccacctgtcatactcatctctcttttcccctctctctcgggaGCGGCAGtggccagccgccgccgacgggcgTGGGGAGGGCGCAGCAGGCGtggcggggaggccggcgtcgACCTAGCGAGCACCCCGACGTTTCGGCGACAGCCGCGGCGACCCAGCGGCGCGAGCGGACGAACATGGCGGCAATGGTGGTGGCGCACGTCCCCGTCTTCCTggcgccggggtggtgtcggcaCAGCTCTGGGTGGTGTcgtggtcgcggcggcggcgtcagcgtcggcggcgggggcgttCTCGGAggtgccgccggcgacgccgtgcGCAGCGGCCATCGTGTCGGTGGCGCCGTGCCTGTCGCACGTCGCGGTGGTGGCTCCGCGGGCGCGGCCGGCGCCCGCGCCCACGGAGGCCTGCTGCGCGGCCTTCCTCCGCGGTGTCTCccccagcagcagcggcggggaGGGGTGCTTCTGCCACTTGCTCCGCGACccgctcctcctcgtcttcccTGTCAACACCGCGAGGCTCGGCGCGCTCCTCcccacctgcgccgccgccaacgccaacACCTCCGCGGCCGCCATCGTCGAGGTCACCACGCTCTTCGCCGACACCTGCCGAGGTCATTActga
- the LOC4345758 gene encoding two-component response regulator ORR33, protein MDQARISFFPDGLRVMIIDDDAKAVRRATATLSQLQYAVVATHSTASAGLRALSGDNVVEIQAILCDVHKVVSSGFDFRRVVESELRIPVIYLLSKMEEEDMVAGEDAEFLNHLLLTATYIVRKPLNPTVMARLWRVVAWRMYCLEERIQANVAANAGAGGEDDDDDDDVVIVEEPQVHFKVVRRTSGGSRKRQLTINVVDDGNRGSGSGGGGGGGADANPTRILQHITSNLQEFRTKHQKKDMAIERPLISSDSMFLKAILPTLKISPCNPLTLTGGIGSSSVAAEAFAGGSSSAAPLQIPVFQQQSTGNGNTVISFSNNASPMAMRAPTDNTMISFNNVSAAPVANAVISFSNISRSAAMQAPAARGQHLSGDVQQLDFPQQKLYFGPFSYQGPPPPSMHNHINLLPPTSSPVTCSMDKGKVPIIELPYGMPVDDFLVSQTTYGGAGPSIGATDAAAAAYPYTDAPSNNVATGCLMVPPMGPAFSITEPTVVAQGEGTGTGVDAGTSEKNAIVEAPNNPAPLMVLDQVAADAAMDVQEDIMFSLESLLGPDYDLLPMEDVSAPDTAAAGDAAGGSLDGEEGGMDIGWDLDLDDILVENVNDFAFLDNLAGSE, encoded by the exons ATGGATCAAGCGAGGATCTCGTTCTTCCCGGATGGTCTCCGTGTGATGATCATCGACGACGACGCAAAGGCCGTCAGAAGGGCAACGGCGACGTTGTCCCAACTGCAGTACGCAG TGGTGGCGACGCACTCCACCGCAAGCGCTGGTCTGCGTGCCCTCTCCGGCGACAACGTGGTAGAAATCCAAGCCATCCTCTGCGATGTCCACAAGGTGGTCTCCTCCGGCTTCGACTTCCGCCGCGTCGTCGAGTCCGAGCTTCGCATCCCCGTCATCTACC TTCTGtcgaagatggaggaggaggacatggtcgccggcgaggacgcggagTTCCTGAACCACCTCCTGCTGACGGCGACCTACATCGTCAGGAAGCCGCTCAACCCCACCGTGATGGCCCGGCTGTGGAGGGTGGTGGCATGGCGCATGTACTGCCTGGAAGAAAGGATTCAGGCCAATGTCGCTGCCAATGCTGGCGCTGGtggcgaagacgacgacgacgacgacgacgtagtTATCGTCGAGGAGCCCCAAGTGCACTTCAAGGTGGTGAGAAGAACGTCCGGTGGCAGCAGGAAGAGGCAGCTGACAATCaacgtcgtcgacgacggcaaccgcggcagcggcagcggcggcggcggcggcggcggcgcag ATGCCAACCCAACCAGGATACTGCAGCACATCACTAGCAACTTACAG GAATTCCGCACGAAGCACCAGAAGAAGGACATGGCCATCGAGCGTCCCCTCATCTCGTCGGACTCCATGTTCCTCAAAGCCATCCTCCCGACGCTCAAAATCTCACCATGCAACCCCCTGACCCTCACTGGCGGCATCGGTTCAAGCAGTGTCGCCGCGGAGGCCTTCGCTGGCGGCAGCTCTTCAGCTGCACCACTTCAAATTCCAGTTTTCCAGCAGCAATCCACCGGCAATGGCAACACGGTGATTAGCTTCAGCAACAATGCTTCACCGATGGCCATGCGTGCGCCAACCGACAATACTATGATATCGTTCAACAATGTCTCTGCTGCGCCGGTCGCCAATGCGGTGATCTCCTTCAGCAACATTTCTAGGTCTGCTGCCATGCAGGCACCAGCGGCAAGGGGGCAACATCTGTCCGGTGATGTCCAGCAGCTGGATTTTCCCCAGCAGAAGCTGTACTTTGGGCCCTTCTCCTACCAAGGGCCTCCGCCACCTTCCATGCACAACCACATCAACCTACTCCCGCCGACGTCCTCCCCTGTGACCTGCTCCATGGACAAAGGCAAGGTTCCTATTATCGAGCTCCCATATGGGATGCCTGTGGATGACTTCCTCGTCAGTCAAACCACATATGGCGGTGCCGGACCATCCATCGGAGCCACTGACGCTGCTGCCGCTGCGTACCCTTACACAGATGCACCGAGCAATAACGTTGCAACTGGCTGTCTCATGGTGCCACCAATGGGGCCAGCATTCAGTATCACTGAGCCAACTGTGGTGGCCCAAGGTGAGGGCACCGGCACCGGTGTCGACGCCGGCACATCAGAGAAGAACGCGATAGTAGAAGCACCAAACAACCCCGCGCCATTAATGGTACTGGATCAGgttgctgctgatgctgcaATGGATGTTCAAGAAGACATCATGTTCTCTTTGGAATCTCTTCTGGGGCCGGACTATGACCTGCTACCTATGGAAGACGTTAGTGCTCCGGACACCGCTGCAGCCGGTGATGCAGCTGGTGGCTCACTGGACGGAGAGGAAGGCGGCATGGACATTGGTTGGGATCTCGACCTGGATGACATCCTGGTGGAGAACGTTAATGACTTCGCGTTCCTGGACAACCTTGCCGGGAGCGAGTAG